The genomic region cacacgcacTCTCAGATTCAGTTTCCGCTTTGGATAAaaagttgtctgtctctatgtgtcagccctgcgttagtctggcaacctgtccaaggtgtaccctACTACTTGCTCAATGTCAGCTCTGATAGGCTCCAACCCCCCCGGATATTAGGATATTAGTGAATGAATGATGCTCTTTCTGTCTTCACCTCCCTCTCTGGATAATATGGCATCTCCAGGatagctttgtttttctctgatgGCTGCAGACCTTTGCACAGTGAGACATGGATCTTCTGCCATGAGTCCATCTCTGAGCTCCAAAGAGCAGCTCTGGCTCTGATGAACTGTGAGACTTCGGTCTCACTGCCTTTGGCCAGACTGATACTGTCTTTACAGATGAAGACAATATCCATGCCGAGGAAGAGAGCATTGAGCCCAATGAGACCAGCCCTGGCTGACTTGGAGAGGGCAAGAGACCCTTTGACAGTTGCCTGTCCAATATCTGGGATTTCTGAAGCCACCCTGGGCACATTACGTAATGCTTGTCCTTCCTGCACCGCCACTAAGCCAGCCCTCATAGCCTgctctttacttttttttaatgtctgtaaAGCTGAGACATCTGTAACAAGTGAGCCAATACTGCGTCTAACTGACACAGGTTTACTCAACAAACTGAGAACCTTGAGATATTGTACATTCAATGGAATGTTAGCAGCTGGTTGAGCAGACACCTCCTCCAGACAATCCTGGAGACTCTGCACATCCTCCATAAACCTCTGGAAGACTTCACCAGCTTCCTTTTGATGTTTATGGTTTACCACAATCTCTGTGGCGGTGGTAACAACACTGTTGACTCCGCTGGTTATTCCCAGTGCTGTCCCACCTATTATCAGACCTAGAGACACTCCGGCTGTTACAGGAATTAATGCCAAACCAATGATGGAAAGCACACCTCCAACTGCACCCACTGAGCTGCCTACCACACTGGAGATCTTTGCCCCCTTATTCATGCTGTCCAGCTGAACAGCGTTCTCCTCCAGGTCTTTAAGAAACTTCAGCATCCGGGGTTGTCGCTTGGTGAACTCATCGATGAAGCGACAACATGATACTTCCTGGAACAAGAAGTTTGTCCTGAAGTGCTGGTCCAtcctttgaaaaacaaaaaaggacaaaTAGAAAACATAAAAAGAGGTATTTCAAAGACCAGCCTGTTACAGGGGTCAGTCTACTAATTTATGCACTGAAGTCACTGCAAACAGTGCTGACAAAATATttgaccaaaccaaaccaaacatggTTTACACTTACCTGATTCTATCAAGCTGATTAATGTGACAAAGCATCCGCTCTATGTCATcttcacacaaatgtgcatTGAGGTCTACCACAGTTTCTGTGTTCCTCTTCAGGCGAAAGTCACTGAGGAAGCTTTGAAAGACAAATTTACTTTT from Epinephelus lanceolatus isolate andai-2023 chromosome 18, ASM4190304v1, whole genome shotgun sequence harbors:
- the LOC117268304 gene encoding uncharacterized protein LOC117268304, coding for MSGDMEIENLEKALCQYVSNTLSHIDTVRGFCERLPEWMDARKRELTRLKKDISQLNLTAVLKDILRGLKKLDCFLDAVEKLVVTSLHVFMKENQVLHLPEGISPEHVQVVIIAARLICPLLLQFKRDASVFFLPKLQNVEVLSYQLDRYIQTTKTICKKLEKSFLSDFRLKRNTETVVDLNAHLCEDDIERMLCHINQLDRIRMDQHFRTNFLFQEVSCCRFIDEFTKRQPRMLKFLKDLEENAVQLDSMNKGAKISSVVGSSVGAVGGVLSIIGLALIPVTAGVSLGLIIGGTALGITSGVNSVVTTATEIVVNHKHQKEAGEVFQRFMEDVQSLQDCLEEVSAQPAANIPLNVQYLKVLSLLSKPVSVRRSIGSLVTDVSALQTLKKSKEQAMRAGLVAVQEGQALRNVPRVASEIPDIGQATVKGSLALSKSARAGLIGLNALFLGMDIVFICKDSISLAKGSETEVSQFIRARAALWSSEMDSWQKIHVSLCKGLQPSEKNKAILEMPYYPEREVKTERASFIH